A window from Macaca thibetana thibetana isolate TM-01 chromosome 7, ASM2454274v1, whole genome shotgun sequence encodes these proteins:
- the NGDN gene encoding neuroguidin isoform X2 yields the protein MAITAQVQSLTQKVQAGAYPTEKGLSFLEVKDQLLLMYLMDLTHLILDKASGGSLQGHDGILRLVEIRTVLEKLRPLDQKLKYQIDKLVKTAVTGSLSENDPLRFKPHPSNMMSKLSSEDEEEDEVEDGQSEASGKKSVKGVSKKYVPPRLVPVHYDETEAEREKKRLERAKRRALSSSVIRELKEQYSDAPEEIRDARHPHVTRQSQEDQHRINYEESMMVRLSISKREKGRRKRANVMSSQLHSLTHFSDISALTGGTSHLDEDQNPIKKRKKIPKKGRKKKGFRRRR from the exons GGTCTCAGCTTCTTGGAAGTGAAAGACCAGCTGCTGCTCATGTACCTTATGGATTTGACCCACCTCATTCTGGACAAAGCCTCAGGAGGGTCTCTTCAGGGACATGATGGAATTTTGAGACTGGTGGAGATTCGCACG GTTTTGGAAAAACTTCGTCCCTTGGACCAAAAACTGAAGTATCAAATTGACAAActggtcaagactgcagtgaccGGCAGCCTTA GTGAGAATGACCCACTTCGTTTTAAGCCTCATCCCAGCAATATGATGAGCAAG ttGAGCtctgaggatgaggaggaagatgaagTAGAAGATGGCCAGTCTGAGGCTTCAGGGAAGAAATCTGTGAAAGGAGTGTCTAAGAAATATGTTCCTCCACGCTTGGTTCCAGTACATTATG ATGAAACAGAAGCTGAGCGGGAGAAGAAGCGTCTAGAACGAGCCAAGAGACGGGCATTGAGTAGCTCTGTCATTCGTGAACTTAAGGAGCAGTACTCAGATGCTCCAGAGGAAATCCGTGATGCTCGGCATCCCCATGTTACTCGCCAGAGTCAGGAGGACCAACACAG GATTAACTATGAGGAGAGCATGATGGTGCGTTTGAGCATCAGTAAGCGAGAGAAAGGACGACGAAAACGAGCAAATGTCATGAGCTCACAACTTCATTCCCTTACGCACTTCAGTGACATCAGTGCTTTGACAGGGGGAACTTCTCATCTTGATGAG GATCAGAATCCTATTAAGAAGCGGAAGAAGATACCTAAGAAAGGTCGGAAGAAAAAAG GTTTTCGGAGGCGGCGGTGA